The DNA segment AGATCCACCACCTACAAAATAGCAAATCTCCGACTGAGAGTTCTTCTGCCATACGTTTCTTAAAAAGCGATATTGTTTTTTAGCCAATTCCAACAAGATACGATCTGTAATATCATGGACGCTCGTACGGCTTCCCCTAACCATAATATGGTGACGATCATTCTTCCTAGTGATGATATCGACCACATCACGGCGACTATCTAACTCCACTCCATGTTTCGTCAAGATTTCCTCTCTGATCTGCTCTAATGATTCAGCTACACCCAAATTAAAGCCTTGAGCCTTATCATCATCTACATTTCTGTTTCTAATAACTGCAATATCAGTAGATAAACCACCGATATCCTGAATTAAGATTTGCTTATCAATCAAGTCTTTATTAATAATAGTAAGGTCATTATCCATAACAAGGTTAACAAACGCCGCAAATCCCTCAGGGTACACTTTTACTTCATCGAATTTGATATTCACTTTCATACCCTGGTATTTCGGGGTGACAAGAAATTCAACTTGATGCACAGAGCCTAGAAGTTGAGAGCGATAGCCTACGTCCTTACCTTCTTTAACTTCACGGAGAGGCAGGCCTGTTCCTAACGTATAATTAGCCTCGACCACGCTATTCTTTGAGGGATTAGCATCTTTATTGGCTACAGAATCCATCGCTAAAGAAGCAAATAGCATGACAAGCGTTTGGTCTTCTTCTGATTTACTGCTCCCGGGATCAAGCTCTGTAGAGTTGTCACTTTTAGCTGCAAGGTTCCCTACACGGTAGATAGCGTTATTTTCTGCAAGTGCTGGGGAGTGTACGCGGATATGTAAGTTATCAAGCGGATCCTTGTCATCTAAATCTTCAATCCCAATAACAGGTCGATCCTCCAAGTCTCTAGCAATGACATTAGGGATATATAGTTCAGATTCCAATTTTCCAAAATTCGCCTTCACTGAATCGTTTCCTACGTCAATAGCTGCAATTCTTGATCTTGTCATTTAAAACTCTCCTTTATTTACAAATGATAGATTGCTAGTTCCACCTATCTCTATCATCAACATATTAAAGTTTGCTGAAATAGTCAATGTGCCTTTTTACGTATTCTTTTTCGTGTATATGATTACAGATTTGCACACTTGCTTACATATTTGAACACAAACCGCAAAACGTGACCGCGTACAGTTTTGTGTGCTTGATTACAGATTTGCACACAAAATAGATACATTTTGTATTCATGTACTCTTTTTGCACACACCAACTTTTTATCATGGATATTTATTGTATATTATGTAAATAAATACATGAAAGTGCTTATAAAGTAGTGTTAATTGCTGGCTATGGTAAAAGAGATATATATTAAAAATACAAAGGGGAATTAAGTTTTAACGATATAGGACACCCTTAAAGAAGATTAAATAGATTTTACATACCAAAATGTGTCCTTGCCGTTAAACCTCCCTGATCTTACTTAAAACCCCTATATGAATACGGAACTCTATTCTATAAATTTCAAAAACGGGCAGCGGACATGATAACCTCACCAATGAATGGTAGTTCAATTAGTTCAGTTGAAAAACTTTTGTCCATATAAAAAAGGAGAGACCCTTGGAGGTAGAATTTACACGAGGATGCATAAATAATTTTTTCTCCCATTTGACGACCCGAAACGCAAAATTTTATAGTTTTTTACCTAATTATAAAACAAGAAGGAAGGAGAGAGCGTCCCTCCTTCCTCTCTATTAAAGCTTCTTAATAAAAACAACTTTAAGGTAATCTCCTTCTTTGAATTCAGGTATCGTTTTATAATCTTCGGGAAGCGAGTACTCTTCCAACAACTTATATTTTACGGAAGATTCCTTAAAAGCTTTAGCTATAAATGTTTTGAACCTTTTCATATTAAACTTGCTACAGTTTGTAGAGGCTACAATAACGGCTTTTTTCTCAGTTATCGCAATCGTTTCCTTCAGCAGATTCGTATAGTCCTTCTCTGCACGGAATGTGAATTTTTTGGATCGGGCAAAGCTAGGTGGGTCAAGGATGACCAGGTCGAACGATTTTCCTTTCCGTTTAGCGTATTTAAAGTATTTAAATACGTCATCAACGATGATATCCTGGGCTTCATAGTCAATGTCGTTCAAACTAAAATTCTCGACCGTTTTCCCATAGCTGCGGTTAGCCAGATCAACACTAGTCGTATGTGCAGCCCCGCCAAGTGCGGCATATACTGAGAATGCCCCCGTATAAGAGAACATGTTGAGCACATTCTTTCCGTCAGCATACTGATCTCGTATGGTTTTTCTAACTGCCCGTTGATCAAGAAAGATACCTACCATGGCACCTTCGTTTAAATACACAGCAAAATTCACACCATTTTCTTTAACAATAATGGGGAATTCTCCGCGTTCTCCTACAACAAATTCATCTTCTTCAATGTATTGTCCCTGTTTACCAAAACGCTTTTTTTGATAAATTGCATTAAATTCAACGTTTCTTTTTAATGATTCGATGACATAATTACGAAACGAGTAGATCCCTTCACTATACCAATTGACTAGAAGATATCCCGCAAAATAATCAACGGTAAAACCTCCAATGCCATCCCCTTCCCCATTGAATATTCGAAAGGCTGTGGTTTCTGTATCCTTAAATAGATGCTCCCTATCCTTTAATGCTTTTTTAAGCTTCTTATTGAAAAATTCGCCATTTATAACTTTTGCCTCGTTACGAGTTACCACCCAGCCATATCCTTTATTTTGTTTACCATAATAGGCTTTGCCAATAAATTGTCCTCTTTCATCGACAAGTTTCATAATTGTGCCTTCTACCTGCAACTCCTGACGATTCACAATCGCATCTTTACGGAGCAACGGATACCCTTTTCTATACTTATTTGCACCTTGATCAGTTATTTTCAGTTTTATTTCCTTAGACATGCCATTCTCCTGCCTTATTCCATGATTGATTAACTATAAGTTAAGATAACATAAAAAAACTTCCTCACCTAACTATCTAAGCGCGCAAGTAGATTGTCAGAAGCTAATGTTCATCACAGGAAGCAATTAACTTAAAGGTTTATCCCCCTTTACAAACAGCCCAAGATCTTATATTATGTTCTTTATGCACATTTACTTACCTAGGTAAATAATCAGGGAGTGAAAACATTGAAACCTTCTAAGCATCACCTATTACACCTTTTGAATCAACAAGTCCGTACATTGAATAAACAAGTTAATGAAAAGTTAAAAGACCACGAGTTATATTTCTCACAGTGGTCTATTCTTTATTGTTTGTTCAAAAATGGACCGATGACACAAACAGCTATCTGGCAGTACTTGAATGTCGAAGCACCTACTGTCACAAGAACAATTACGCGGCTGGAACAAAACGGCTGGGTTTTACGTGAACCAGGACCTGATAAAAGAGAGCGAATCATCAAGATAACAGAAGCATCACAGGCTAAAGTAGAACAATTGGTTGAGGTTATCAGAACTTATGAAGAAAATTTAATTGGATTAACCGAACAGGAAGAAGAGCAATTGAGATTGCTTCTGAATAAACTTGGACTTAAGGAGCGGAAAAACAACTATGAAGAACACACGAAATCCGATTTGGACTAAAAGCTTTTTAAGTATATCTTTGATACATTTCATAGTTTTTATCACTTTTTATACACTACTAACAACATTACCTATTTATGTAATGGAAAACCTT comes from the Halobacillus shinanisalinarum genome and includes:
- a CDS encoding ParM/StbA family protein, with translation MTRSRIAAIDVGNDSVKANFGKLESELYIPNVIARDLEDRPVIGIEDLDDKDPLDNLHIRVHSPALAENNAIYRVGNLAAKSDNSTELDPGSSKSEEDQTLVMLFASLAMDSVANKDANPSKNSVVEANYTLGTGLPLREVKEGKDVGYRSQLLGSVHQVEFLVTPKYQGMKVNIKFDEVKVYPEGFAAFVNLVMDNDLTIINKDLIDKQILIQDIGGLSTDIAVIRNRNVDDDKAQGFNLGVAESLEQIREEILTKHGVELDSRRDVVDIITRKNDRHHIMVRGSRTSVHDITDRILLELAKKQYRFLRNVWQKNSQSEICYFVGGGSAVLKDYIKTLNNKLDGFNIDFFEDENESIWMMANAYYKLISDFVRKSEKENKKKEAAPQSK
- a CDS encoding class I SAM-dependent rRNA methyltransferase; the protein is MSKEIKLKITDQGANKYRKGYPLLRKDAIVNRQELQVEGTIMKLVDERGQFIGKAYYGKQNKGYGWVVTRNEAKVINGEFFNKKLKKALKDREHLFKDTETTAFRIFNGEGDGIGGFTVDYFAGYLLVNWYSEGIYSFRNYVIESLKRNVEFNAIYQKKRFGKQGQYIEEDEFVVGERGEFPIIVKENGVNFAVYLNEGAMVGIFLDQRAVRKTIRDQYADGKNVLNMFSYTGAFSVYAALGGAAHTTSVDLANRSYGKTVENFSLNDIDYEAQDIIVDDVFKYFKYAKRKGKSFDLVILDPPSFARSKKFTFRAEKDYTNLLKETIAITEKKAVIVASTNCSKFNMKRFKTFIAKAFKESSVKYKLLEEYSLPEDYKTIPEFKEGDYLKVVFIKKL
- a CDS encoding MarR family winged helix-turn-helix transcriptional regulator — its product is MKPSKHHLLHLLNQQVRTLNKQVNEKLKDHELYFSQWSILYCLFKNGPMTQTAIWQYLNVEAPTVTRTITRLEQNGWVLREPGPDKRERIIKITEASQAKVEQLVEVIRTYEENLIGLTEQEEEQLRLLLNKLGLKERKNNYEEHTKSDLD